Proteins encoded in a region of the Diospyros lotus cultivar Yz01 chromosome 9, ASM1463336v1, whole genome shotgun sequence genome:
- the LOC127809206 gene encoding pentatricopeptide repeat-containing protein At1g13040, mitochondrial, with protein sequence MYRTLAKHRLIYRTRISNCVKTGLIEQAVQVFEEMSQSDCRVFSIDYNRFIGVLVRHSRFDLAEHYYNKMIPLGFSLSSFTYSRFISGLCEVRNLQLIQKLLDDMDRLGAVPDTWAYNIYLDFLCSENLVDSALDVLQVMVDRGRKPDVVSYTTVISGLCRAKRYDTAVKLWRCMLQEGINPDDKACRALVLGLCEDGKVDLAYELTVGAMKGQINFSPSVYNALINGFCQAGRINKAQTIRMFMRKSGCEPDLVTYNILLNYCCNKLMLEEAEKLMEKMERSGLQPDVYSHNQLLKGLCKANRIDEAYLLMVKKMEGRGLIDVVSYNTVIKALCKTHQIKRAYKLFEEMDRKGISPDVVTFTILIEAFLKEGSSSFAKKLLDQMTGLGLLLDRVLYTTIVDHLCKTGRIEMAYSVFCDMTEQGITPDVVSYNALINGLCRASRISDAILLYEEMQRKGCHPDEVTCKVIIGGLVQEKKLSVACTVWDQMMEKGFTLDKDVSEILIKAIHSNDTSNMKIRNG encoded by the exons ATGTATAGAACTCTCGCCAAGCATCGGCTTATATACCGCACTCGTATATCAAACTGCGTGAAAACAGGTCTAATCGAACAAGCCGTCCAAGTGTTTGAGGAAATGTCCCAATCAGATTGCAGGGTATTCAGCATCGATTACAATCGGTTCATTGGGGTACTGGTTCGGCACTCCCGCTTCGATTTAGCGGAGCACTATTACAACAAGATGATCCCACTTGGGTTTTCTTTATCCTCATTCACATATTCAAGATTCATTTCCGGGTTGTGTGAAGTTAGGAACTTGCAGCTCATTCAGAAACTTCTAGATGATATGGATAGGCTCGGGGCGGTCCCAGATACGTGGgcttataatatttatttggaCTTTTTGTGCTCTGAGAATTTGGTGGACAGCGCTTTGGACGTGTTGCAAGTCATGGTCGATAGGGGGAGAAAGCCTGATGTTGTGAGCTATACCACCGTAATCAGTGGCTTGTGTAGAGCTAAAAGATACGATACTGCTGTTAAACTTTGGCGTTGTATGCTTCAAGAAGGTATCAATCCAGACGATAAAGCCTGCAGGGCACTTGTTCTGGGGTTGTGTGAGGATGGGAAGGTGGATTTGGCTTATGAGCTTACTGTGGGTGCAATGAAGGGTCAGATTAATTTTAGCCCATCAGTGTACAATGCACTTATTAACGGGTTTTGTCAAGCTGGTAGGATTAACAAGGCTCAAACTATTAGAATGTTTATGAGGAAGAGTGGGTGTGAACCGGATCTAGTTACATACAATATCTTGTTGAATTACTGTTGCAATAAGCTTATGTTGGAGGAGGCAGAGAAGTTGATGGAAAAGATGGAGAGGAGTGGGTTGCAACCTGATGTTTACAGCCATAATCAACTTCTTAAGGGTCTCTGCAAAGCCAATAGAATTGATGAGGCTTACCTGTTGATGGTGAAAAAGATGGAGGGCAGAGGGTTGATTGATGTTGTATCCTACAACACAGTTATCAAAGCACTTTGCAAGACCCACCAAATCAAAAGAGCTTATAAGTTGTTTGAGGAGATGGATAGGAAGGGGATTTCCCCAGACGTAGTGACATTTACAATTCTTATAGAAGCATTTCTGAAAGAAGGTAGTTCAAGTTTTGCCAAGAAGCTCCTGGACCAGATGACTGGATTGGGCCTGTTACTGGATCGGGTACTCTACACTACAATTGTTGATCACCTGTGTAAGACTGGAAGAATAGAAATGGCTTATAGCGTTTTCTGTGATATGACAGAGCAGGGAATCACCCCTGATGTAGTTTCATACAATGCCCTTATAAATGGACTATGCAGGGCTTCTAGAATAAGCGATGCCATCCTTCTGTATGAGGAGATGCAAAGAAAAGGATGCCATCCTGATGAGGTGACTTGCAAAGTGATAATTGGAGGCCTTGTACAGGAAAAGAAGCTTTCAGTGGCTTGTACAGTATGGGATCAGATGATGGAAAAGGGCTTCACTCTTGATAAAGATGTTTCTGAAATTCTTATCAAGGCTATTCACTCAAATGATACCTCTAACATGAAGATTAGGAACG GTTGA
- the LOC127810655 gene encoding F-box protein At5g03970-like, protein MEVSLGNNDISIEILSRLPTKSLVGLKCVSKELNSLVLERSFAKRQLKKGEPVCGFFFQERYQWCDDDIKSISYIPVKVKGTELQRSVFNFLPECVVLLAVCNGLICCRSCFSSPQPVIYVCNPLNREWVILQWPEPDKKSSLGLAFDPVNDPIDKSTNFKVVRAYQTVNEAEDSYFSFDLYSSKTGTWSRSVEMCQCHHKVIKNKGIFVEGALFWLTDGDKVLMFDIEKQLSWLVTVPTPLVQFDSIPEMCIGESKGKLHYVLISDDGLHVWALEDSFDFIWALEYSVALDEMERENSNLLCNIRKRVAARVYHDMDPWIDPLAFKDGLLLMKVASKIYLYNVETRKLDQLCTVSMLGPNATFSPIVLPYTMSLVPLGRP, encoded by the coding sequence ATGGAGGTTTCACTTGGGAACAATGACATTTCAATTGAGATTCTTTCGCGATTACCTACTAAAAGTTTGGTTGGTTTAAAGTGTGTTTCGAAAGAATTGAACAGTCTTGTCTTAGAGAGATCTTTTGCCAAGCGTCAGTTGAAAAAGGGGGAACCTGTCTGCGGATTCTTCTTCCAGGAAAGGTACCAATGGTGTGACGATGATATCAAATCTATTAGCTATATTCCAGTTAAGGTGAAAGGCACTGAATTACAGCGCTCTGTCTTCAATTTTCTCCCCGAGTGCGTTGTGCTGTTGGCAGTGTGTAATGGCCTGATCTGTTGCCGGAGTTGCTTTTCTTCTCCACAACCTGTAATATATGTCTGCAACCCCTTGAACAGGGAATGGGTGATTCTGCAGTGGCCTGAACCTGACAAAAAAAGCAGCCTAGGATTGGCTTTTGACCCCGTTAATGATCCTATAGACAAATCCACCAATTTCAAAGTGGTTAGAGCTTATCAAACTGTGAATGAGGCAGAGGATTCATACTTTTCTTTTGACTTGTACTCATCGAAAACAGGGACTTGGAGCAGATCAGTGGAGATGTGCCAGTGTCATCATAAGGTAATTAAGAACAAAGGCATTTTTGTTGAAGGGGCCTTGTTTTGGCTAACTGATGGTGACAAAGTCCTCATGTTTGATATTGAAAAGCAACTATCTTGGCTGGTAACTGTACCAACCCCTCTAGTGCAGTTTGATAGCATCCCTGAGATGTGTATCGGAGAATCTAAAGGCAAACTGCATTATGTTTTGATCTCTGACGATGGACTTCATGTGTGGGCTCTTGAGGATTCCTTTGACTTCATTTGGGCACTCGAATACTCCGTTGCTCTGGATGAGATGGAGAGAGAAAACTCTAATTTGCTCTGTAACATACGAAAAAGAGTGGCTGCTCGGGTGTACCATGATATGGATCCATGGATTGACCCTCTGGCCTTTAAAGATGGTCTTTTGCTCATGAAAGTTGCATCAAAGATATACTTGTATAACGTTGAAACAAGGAAACTGGACCAGCTTTGCACTGTTTCCATGTTGGGTCCAAACGCCACATTTTCGCCAATAGTGCTACCATACACCATGAGTTTGGTTCCATTGGGTCGGCCATAG